The Megalops cyprinoides isolate fMegCyp1 chromosome 12, fMegCyp1.pri, whole genome shotgun sequence genome contains a region encoding:
- the LOC118787095 gene encoding MARCKS-related protein 1-B-like: protein MGSHSSKGGVVVDGKAVVADAAAAKTNGQENGHVKTNGDVSAKPDGDAAASNGNGSAEGAKEAEAGAGDAIEPAPAAEGEAAKSEGEAAKETTKKKKKFSLKNSFKFKGISLKKTKKASGEAKEEAAAASPTAEEKPEENGPAAEAAEEKKEEAAAEPAVTEEAKAEPAAAAPEEPKAEEPAKAEEAPAKTEEQATEEPAAPAEETTPAPSEPKEE from the exons ATGGGGTCGCACTCGTCCAAGGGTGGAGTGGTCGTGGATGGAAAAGCCGTTGTTGCTGACGCGGCTGCCGCTAAAACTAATGGCCAG GAGAATGGCCATGTCAAGACCAATGGCGACGTCTCTGCCAAGCCCGATGGAGATGCAGCTGCTTCCAATGGCAACGGATCAGCGGAAGGGGCGAAGGAGGCCGAGGCCGGCGCAGGAGACGCGATTGAGCCGGCGCCTGCGGCCGAAGGCGAGGCCGCCAAGTCTGAGGGCGAGGCCGCCAAGGAGACgaccaagaagaagaagaagtttTCCCTGAAGAACTCCTTCAAGTTCAAGGGGATCTCGCTGAAGAAGACCAAGAAGGCAAGCGGGGAGGCTAAGGAGGAGGCGGCGGCAGCCTCACCCACAGCCGAGGAGAAGCCGGAGGAGAACGGGCCAGCCGCTGAGGCCgcggaggagaagaaggaggaggcaGCGGCGGAGCCAGCAGTGACAGAGGAGGCCAAGGCGGAGCCGGCGGCCGCTGCTCCCGAGGAGCCCAAAGCAGAGGAACCCGCCAAGGCTGAGGAGGCCCCCGCCAAGACAGAGGAGCAGGCCACTGAGGAGCCAGCCGCACCCGCCGAGGAAACGACGCCTGCACCCTCCGAACCCAAGGAGGAGTGA